A stretch of the Vigna radiata var. radiata cultivar VC1973A chromosome 9, Vradiata_ver6, whole genome shotgun sequence genome encodes the following:
- the LOC106772963 gene encoding patatin-like protein 3, protein MKHTMSPFLLFCLVFLSQLMAGFSSSTPPPSYGDRVSILSIDGGGIRGIIPATVLDYLDKALKAKDPTTSLAHYFDVISGTSTGGLMTAMLAAPNSSNSNHPLFTPSEVVQFYKKYGPDIFQARAWYDLEKCPKYDGEFLRDITRQILNDTRLNQTLTNVVIPSFDERKLYPVIFSSFKLKTETYLNAKLSDICLSTSAAPTYLPPHQFENDGVEFDMVDGAMAANNPALVAVSEVIQHAGNKEIMLLSLGTGITANNNKLGGIFDGVCQLGWLVSSSGVFNEAMYSTDMTHYYLATVFGGLLPQDNYIRIEEYNLDPSMEDMDDASPENMDKLEKVGKNLLSQSVSRININNFVPVPLDQTNAQALDRLADKLYAERLLRLKRKSMEKRRRPFIGTDEANSNRISAA, encoded by the exons ATGAAACACACTATGTCTCCATTTCTCTTGTTCTGTTTGGTGTTTCTTAGCCAATTGATGGCTGGATTCAGTTCATCAACACCACCTCCATCATATGGAGATCGTGTATCAATTCTCAGCATTGATGGTGGTGGCATCAGAGGAATTATTCCAGCAACTGTTCTTGATTACTTGGACAAGGCTCTTAAG GCAAAGGATCCGACAACATCATTGGCACATTACTTTGATGTTATATCAGGAACAAGTACTGGTGGACTGATGACTGCAATGTTAGCAGCACCAAATTCATCTAATTCCAATCATCCTCTCTTCACTCCATCAGAAGTAGTGCAGTTCTACAAGAAATATGGCCCTGATATATTTCAAGCTAG AGCTTGGTATGATCTTGAAAAATGTCCCAAGTACGATGGAGAGTTCTTACGGGACATAACACGTCAGATTTTGAATGATACACGACTGAATCAAACGTTGACGAACGTGGTAATACCATCTTTCGATGAGAGGAAACTCTATCCAGTTATATTCTCAAGCTTCAAG TTAAAGACAGAAACTTACTTGAATGCGAAGCTCTCAGATATATGCTTATCCACTTCAGCTGCACCTACTTATCTGCCACCCCACCAATTTGAGAATGATGGTGTTGAATTTGATATGGTTGATGGAGCAATGGCTGCTAATAATCCA GCTTTGGTGGCTGTGAGTGAAGTGATACAACACGCTGGGAACAAAGAAATCATGTTGCTGTCATTAGGAACTGGAATAACAGCAAATAACAACAAGCTAGGTGGCATTTTTGATGGCGTGTGTCAACTTGGATGGCTAGTTAGCAGCTCTGGTGTTTTTAATGAGGCTATGTATAGTACAGACATGACCCATTACTACCTTGCCACAGTGTTCGGTGGCCTCTTACCTCAGGATAACTACATTCGAATTGAG GAGTATAACCTTGATCCATCTATGGAAGATATGGACGATGCTTCACCCGAAAACATGGATAAGCTTGAAAAGGTTGGAAAGAACCTGTTGTCCCAGAGTGTTAGCaggataaatattaataattttgtgcCAGTTCCACTGGACCAAACAAATGCTCAAGCTCTTGACAG GTTGGCTGATAAACTGTATGCTGAGAGGCTGTTGCGTCTGAAAAGGAAATCTatggaaaagagaagaagacCATTTATTGGAACTGATGAAGCAAATTCCAATCGAATCTCAGCAGCTTAA